One Manihot esculenta cultivar AM560-2 chromosome 18, M.esculenta_v8, whole genome shotgun sequence genomic window carries:
- the LOC110605889 gene encoding SUN domain-containing protein 4 isoform X2, whose amino-acid sequence MQRSRRALLQRRAFEKAIGGRTLLCKVSLSLFLVLWGLFFLFSLWISRGDGYRDESLCTDRAETRGSNNELLGSEGNTEDAFVMEQHEAISVSDVKFENSKINRLSNSVPLGLDEFKSRAFSSKSKSGTAQAGGVIHRVEPGGKEYNYASASKGAKVLAFNKEAKGPSNILGKDKDKYLRNPCSAEEKFVVIELSEETLVDTIEIANFEHYSSNLKDLELLGSLVYPTDSWVRLGNFTAANVKHAQRFALQEPQWVRYLKLNLLSHYGFEFYCTLSVVEVYGVDAVERMLEDLISAENKIVYEEGTGEQKLPSQSEFSYVDDFDQELNMEIESGTSVGNSNVRREVLKNKVPDPVEEIRHQQVGRMPGDTVLKILMQKVRSLDLSLSVLERYSEEVNYRYGNIFKEFDKDLGEKDSVLEKITSDIKNIFDSQEIIAKNVDDLLSWKSLVSTQMDILLSDNLALRSMVEGVQRKQISMENKGIAIFSICLSFGFLAFARLLVDIWLSLYKAFSVQRTEKSRKFCWMSSSWLLLLFSCSIILLILSL is encoded by the exons ATGCAGAGATCACGTAGAGCTCTTCTTCAAAGAAGAGCTTTTGAGAAGGCTATCGGTGGAAGAACTCTGTTGTGCAAGGTTTCCCTTTCTTTGTTTCTTGTTTTATGGGGGCTTTTCTTCCTGTTCAGCTTATGGATCAGTCGTGGTGATGGTTATAGGG ATGAAAGTTTGTGTACAGATAGAGCTGAAACCAGGGGTTCCAACAATGAGTTACTTGGTAGTGAAGGAAACACAGAAGATGCCTTTGTTATGGAGCAACATGAAGCAATCTCTGTTTCAGATGTGAAATTTGAAAATTCTAAGATTAATAGATTATCTAATTCTGTACCCTTGGGTCTTGATGAATTCAAAAGCAGAGCATTCAGCTCGAAAAGTAAATCAGGAACTGCTCAAGCTGGAGGTGTAATTCATAGAGTAGAGCCTGGGGGTAAAGAGTACAATTATGCATCAGCATCAAAGGGAGCAAAGGTATTGGCTTTTAATAAGGAAGCGAAGGGACCCTCTAATATCTTAGGCAAAGACAAGGACAAGTACCTTCGAAATCCATGCTCTGCTGAAGAGAAATTTGTTGTAATAGAACTTTCAGAAGAAACCTTAGTAGATACAATTGAAATAGCAAACTTTGAGCACTACTCTTCTAATTTAAAAGATCTTGAGCTGCTTGGCAGTTTGGTTTATCCAACAGACTCATGGGTCAGGCTTGGAAATTTTACAGCTGCTAATGTTAAACATGCTCAAAGGTTTGCTCTTCAGGAGCCACAATGGGTGAGATATCTAAAGCTGAATCTTCTTAGCCATTATGGTTTCGAGTTTTATTGTACTCTAAGTGTTGTTGAAGTTTATGGAGTTGATGCTGTGGAAAGAATGCTGGAAGATTTGATCTCTGCTGAAAACAAAATTGTATATGAAGAGGGAACTGGTGAGCAGAAACTACCCTCTCAATCAGAGTTTTCATATGTTGATGATTTTGATCAGGAACTGAATATGGAAATTGAATCTGGCACTTCAGTTGGGAACTCAAATGTAAGGCGTGAAGTTCTGAAAAATAAAGTGCCAGATCCAGTGGAAGAAATTCGTCACCAGCAAGTAGGTAGAATGCCTGGGGACACTGTGCTTAAAATATTGATGCAAAAAGTCCGTTCTCTGGACTTAAGTTTATCTGTTTTGGAACGATATTCGGAGGAGGTGAATTATAGATATGGCAATATTTTCAAAGAATTTGACAAAGATTTGGGAGAGAAAGATTCTGTTTTAGAGAAAATCACATCTGACATAAAGAATATCTTTGACAGCCAGGAGATCATA GCTAAAAATGTTGATGACCTTCTTTCTTGGAAATCTCTTGTTTCTACGCAGATGGATATTCTCCTCAGTGATAATCTTGCTCTAAG ATCAATGGTTGAAGGTGTTCAAAGGAAACAAATATCTATGGAAAATAAGGGTATAGCTATATTTTCTATTTGCTTAAGTTTTGGATTTCTAGCTTTTGCAAGGCTATTGGTAGATATATGGTTGAGCCTTTATAAGGCATTTAGTGTTCAGAGAACAGAGAAGTCCAGGAAATTTTGTTGGATGAGCTCTTCCTGGCTCTTGTTATTATTCAGCTGTAgcattattttgttaatattatCGTTATAA
- the LOC110605889 gene encoding SUN domain-containing protein 4 isoform X1, translating to MQRSRRALLQRRAFEKAIGGRTLLCKVSLSLFLVLWGLFFLFSLWISRGDGYRDESVVHTAGISTCNEANLECCKFSESLEKVFLNEICSVRSDESLCTDRAETRGSNNELLGSEGNTEDAFVMEQHEAISVSDVKFENSKINRLSNSVPLGLDEFKSRAFSSKSKSGTAQAGGVIHRVEPGGKEYNYASASKGAKVLAFNKEAKGPSNILGKDKDKYLRNPCSAEEKFVVIELSEETLVDTIEIANFEHYSSNLKDLELLGSLVYPTDSWVRLGNFTAANVKHAQRFALQEPQWVRYLKLNLLSHYGFEFYCTLSVVEVYGVDAVERMLEDLISAENKIVYEEGTGEQKLPSQSEFSYVDDFDQELNMEIESGTSVGNSNVRREVLKNKVPDPVEEIRHQQVGRMPGDTVLKILMQKVRSLDLSLSVLERYSEEVNYRYGNIFKEFDKDLGEKDSVLEKITSDIKNIFDSQEIIAKNVDDLLSWKSLVSTQMDILLSDNLALRSMVEGVQRKQISMENKGIAIFSICLSFGFLAFARLLVDIWLSLYKAFSVQRTEKSRKFCWMSSSWLLLLFSCSIILLILSL from the exons ATGCAGAGATCACGTAGAGCTCTTCTTCAAAGAAGAGCTTTTGAGAAGGCTATCGGTGGAAGAACTCTGTTGTGCAAGGTTTCCCTTTCTTTGTTTCTTGTTTTATGGGGGCTTTTCTTCCTGTTCAGCTTATGGATCAGTCGTGGTGATGGTTATAGGG ATGAATCTGTAGTGCATACAGCTGGCATATCAACTTGCAACGAAGCAAATTTGGAATGTTGTAAATTTTCCGAGTCCCTGgaaaaagtttttttaaatgaaatttgtTCTGTTCGTTCAGATGAAAGTTTGTGTACAGATAGAGCTGAAACCAGGGGTTCCAACAATGAGTTACTTGGTAGTGAAGGAAACACAGAAGATGCCTTTGTTATGGAGCAACATGAAGCAATCTCTGTTTCAGATGTGAAATTTGAAAATTCTAAGATTAATAGATTATCTAATTCTGTACCCTTGGGTCTTGATGAATTCAAAAGCAGAGCATTCAGCTCGAAAAGTAAATCAGGAACTGCTCAAGCTGGAGGTGTAATTCATAGAGTAGAGCCTGGGGGTAAAGAGTACAATTATGCATCAGCATCAAAGGGAGCAAAGGTATTGGCTTTTAATAAGGAAGCGAAGGGACCCTCTAATATCTTAGGCAAAGACAAGGACAAGTACCTTCGAAATCCATGCTCTGCTGAAGAGAAATTTGTTGTAATAGAACTTTCAGAAGAAACCTTAGTAGATACAATTGAAATAGCAAACTTTGAGCACTACTCTTCTAATTTAAAAGATCTTGAGCTGCTTGGCAGTTTGGTTTATCCAACAGACTCATGGGTCAGGCTTGGAAATTTTACAGCTGCTAATGTTAAACATGCTCAAAGGTTTGCTCTTCAGGAGCCACAATGGGTGAGATATCTAAAGCTGAATCTTCTTAGCCATTATGGTTTCGAGTTTTATTGTACTCTAAGTGTTGTTGAAGTTTATGGAGTTGATGCTGTGGAAAGAATGCTGGAAGATTTGATCTCTGCTGAAAACAAAATTGTATATGAAGAGGGAACTGGTGAGCAGAAACTACCCTCTCAATCAGAGTTTTCATATGTTGATGATTTTGATCAGGAACTGAATATGGAAATTGAATCTGGCACTTCAGTTGGGAACTCAAATGTAAGGCGTGAAGTTCTGAAAAATAAAGTGCCAGATCCAGTGGAAGAAATTCGTCACCAGCAAGTAGGTAGAATGCCTGGGGACACTGTGCTTAAAATATTGATGCAAAAAGTCCGTTCTCTGGACTTAAGTTTATCTGTTTTGGAACGATATTCGGAGGAGGTGAATTATAGATATGGCAATATTTTCAAAGAATTTGACAAAGATTTGGGAGAGAAAGATTCTGTTTTAGAGAAAATCACATCTGACATAAAGAATATCTTTGACAGCCAGGAGATCATA GCTAAAAATGTTGATGACCTTCTTTCTTGGAAATCTCTTGTTTCTACGCAGATGGATATTCTCCTCAGTGATAATCTTGCTCTAAG ATCAATGGTTGAAGGTGTTCAAAGGAAACAAATATCTATGGAAAATAAGGGTATAGCTATATTTTCTATTTGCTTAAGTTTTGGATTTCTAGCTTTTGCAAGGCTATTGGTAGATATATGGTTGAGCCTTTATAAGGCATTTAGTGTTCAGAGAACAGAGAAGTCCAGGAAATTTTGTTGGATGAGCTCTTCCTGGCTCTTGTTATTATTCAGCTGTAgcattattttgttaatattatCGTTATAA